Below is a genomic region from Phragmites australis chromosome 20, lpPhrAust1.1, whole genome shotgun sequence.
GATAGTAGCAAAGAAACTGAAGCAGAACGAATGTGTATTGTTTTTGCGTGATTTGCAGGGTATGGTTGCCCCGTGAACAAGAAACTATATTCTCCATTAAGATTCGAACAGGGCACTGCGAATGAACATCATTTATTGAGACACCGTCTCGCACATTATGTACATATAAAGTCAAATAAAGTCAGAATACATGGCATTAAGGTCATTTGTGAATTTGTGATGAACGTTGGAATGTAGGATAGGTGATGCTCAAATGCACAAAGCACGTAATTGAGCATGAGATTTTTTAcaatccaaccaaacactagtATGCGTTGTCAGCTGGGCCATGGTAGTTTCTCCTCCTCAGCTGGGATTCTGGTGCTGGCTGCTGAAGGAAAATCTTGGTAGGATCATTTGGATCAACGTACCTGTACACACCCAGTAAGGTGAGTTTACCGCAGAGCAAATGGTGATCAAGAGCACAGAAAACAGATTGTTAGATTGAGCACTCACGCATGGCGCATCATATCATCAACAGGAGTCTGAGCAGCTTGCAGAGGGTCCACACGCGGCGCCATATTAGCAGCAGACTGGGCTTCAAACTGATTGTAGCGCCGCACAGATGCAATCAGGTTCAAGAAGAGAGGAACAAACGTACCACAGCCGCCTTCCTTGAACAAGATCTTGAAGGCGTGAGTTGAGTACAGGGCCCTGTTCTGGTTGTCTGGAACAACCTGCATTTGAACATTCGATGTTAGTAACGCAGTGTCAGATGTTGAGTATTTATGTCAAGCATTTTGTGATACTTACTGGTTCAACGAATCCAGAGATGTTGTTGCAGTGAAATATGGGCTGATTGAACTTCTCACCGTGCACAAACAACTGAAGAAAGTCAACCAAGCAAGAGCATTTAGATTGAGATTGTGAAGACAGCAGCTCTTACAGAGTGTCCCAACAACATGTAAGCATAGATCAGGTGAGAGCACCTTGCCAAAAACTGCAATGGCACTTGAGCACCTAACTAAAACTGTTGGCAACCATGATACATGGGACAACACTAAAACCACCAACAATCACCATACAAATTCTACTTCACTATGTCAGTGGGCAAAATGTTCTCCAAGCTGCTTGATAATTACCTGGAGTGCAGCAAAACAGTAACAGTCCACAAGCTCAACGAAAACCAGGTAGTAGTACATTAGAGTACAAACGCACGAGCATGCAAGCtaggcaacaaaaaaaaaaagaacaaacgaGCCAAAAGAATAAGACTTCATTAACTTTAGTTAAAAGTGCCGTACTGCCTGAAATTTTCGTTAGAACAGTGCATGCTTACATCACATGTTGCACTGACAGAGAAACAATGGTCATCCAGTAATATCCACCAAGCATTTGAGGAACATCATATTACTTGAGGGTCGCCTTGATCACCACGCCGTCCTCAAATGTTTGTTGGATTTTAATGGATGAGACTCATTATTTTTGTAGCAATACAACATGTGCTATTAGCAACcgctttttttaaaaaaaaagagaagttcAAGTAATTCAAGCTAAAAACAGCACTTTGGACTAAAGTTGATAGTCTTCGTCTTTTAGCTCGTTTCATTTCTTTGTTTGAATAAGCTAGCGAGCTCCTATGCTTACCTAGTTTCTGTTGAGCTTGCGGGCTTGCATATTCATCTG
It encodes:
- the LOC133901725 gene encoding UPF0664 stress-induced protein C29B12.11c-like, yielding MAENPQLFGNGMPVPFYGEMFVLARDGVEFHVDKIPSAPGGHVKTKGTIYLSNIRMVFVANKPVGNFFAFDMPLLFVHGEKFNQPIFHCNNISGFVEPVVPDNQNRALYSTHAFKILFKEGGCGTFVPLFLNLIASVRRYNQFEAQSAANMAPRVDPLQAAQTPVDDMMRHAYVDPNDPTKIFLQQPAPESQLRRRNYHGPADNAY